In Vibrio atlanticus, the following proteins share a genomic window:
- the phoU gene encoding phosphate signaling complex protein PhoU has product MHFGRHISGQFNVELESIRTHVLTMGGLVEQQLSFAMQALHKDDVELAKKVIRDDHKVNAMEVSIDEACTRIIAKRQPTAKDLRLIMAIIKTITDLERIGDVASKIAQGAIEIPSTKEQKFHVSLEPLCRQAITMLHQVLDAFARMDVDAAAEVHKLDDKLDAEYEAVIRQLMTYMMEDPKNIPNILQVMWSARAIERVGDRCQNICEYIIYFVKGKDVRHLGDQSLDDALK; this is encoded by the coding sequence ATGCATTTCGGTCGCCACATTTCAGGGCAATTTAATGTCGAGTTAGAATCGATCCGTACTCATGTATTGACCATGGGCGGGTTAGTGGAGCAGCAACTCTCGTTTGCAATGCAGGCGCTCCATAAAGACGATGTTGAATTGGCCAAAAAAGTAATTCGTGACGACCATAAAGTGAATGCGATGGAAGTTTCAATCGATGAAGCATGTACTCGTATTATCGCGAAGCGTCAGCCGACTGCCAAAGATCTGCGTTTGATTATGGCGATCATCAAAACCATTACTGATCTAGAACGTATTGGCGATGTGGCTTCTAAAATCGCACAGGGTGCGATTGAGATCCCTTCAACGAAAGAGCAAAAGTTTCACGTCTCGTTAGAGCCATTGTGTCGTCAGGCTATTACTATGCTGCATCAAGTATTAGATGCGTTTGCTCGTATGGATGTAGACGCGGCGGCAGAAGTACATAAACTTGATGATAAGCTGGATGCGGAATATGAAGCTGTGATTCGTCAGTTGATGACGTACATGATGGAGGATCCTAAGAACATCCCCAATATCCTGCAAGTGATGTGGTCAGCTCGTGCGATTGAGCGAGTGGGAGATCGTTGCCAAAATATCTGTGAATACATTATTTACTTTGTGAAGGGTAAAGATGTACGCCACCTTGGTGATCAAAGCCTAGATGACGCACTGAAGTAG
- a CDS encoding copper homeostasis protein CutC codes for MNTEIEVCIDNLESLYNALSGGANRIELCSSLALGGLTPSFGMMKQAAKISSVPVYAMIRPRQGDFIFDYDDILCMLEDIEACARAGLNGVVLGVLTPDGEIDMPAMQTLANKAHQHKLGITFHRAIDQLQDYKVALEQIIELGCERVLTSGLAVNAEQGINVLVDMVNQADGRIDIMAGAGVTANNGYEILKHAKVQALHLSAKSTRPSLMTQTSQALMGHDDLNDYLIPVASSHKIKELRTALDK; via the coding sequence ATGAACACCGAAATTGAAGTCTGTATCGATAACTTAGAATCTCTATATAACGCACTATCTGGTGGCGCGAATCGAATTGAGCTTTGCTCTTCATTAGCACTTGGCGGGTTAACTCCAAGCTTCGGAATGATGAAGCAAGCGGCAAAAATTTCGTCCGTACCAGTTTATGCCATGATACGACCGAGACAAGGTGACTTCATATTCGATTATGACGATATACTCTGTATGCTGGAAGATATTGAAGCTTGTGCGAGAGCAGGGTTGAATGGCGTCGTTCTGGGTGTACTCACACCTGACGGTGAAATTGATATGCCTGCAATGCAAACTCTCGCGAACAAAGCTCATCAACATAAGCTAGGCATCACCTTCCACCGTGCAATCGACCAACTTCAGGATTATAAAGTGGCCCTAGAGCAGATTATTGAGCTTGGATGCGAAAGAGTCCTGACGTCAGGGCTTGCTGTTAATGCTGAGCAAGGCATCAATGTGCTCGTAGATATGGTCAATCAAGCCGATGGCAGAATCGATATTATGGCAGGGGCAGGCGTCACAGCTAATAATGGTTATGAGATTCTAAAGCATGCTAAGGTTCAGGCTCTTCATCTATCAGCAAAATCGACAAGACCAAGTCTCATGACTCAAACATCTCAAGCTTTAATGGGGCACGATGATTTGAATGATTACTTAATTCCAGTAGCTAGTAGTCATAAGATTAAAGAACTGAGAACAGCCCTCGATAAATAG
- the pstA gene encoding phosphate ABC transporter permease PstA, translating to MNKLKSLLSWIKSGSPWIWLTGGAVSISMLSVLGLMLLIGWKGLTYFWPAPLYQWQVDSKDASLVVGLDETVSKQDVLIGQLYERKYIPIEQVPQVHDLLSTQNLSTGLIQRLSIKVANREIYPADFVSILDVNLREPTTPLNWVVIERSRGGYFFGKPVGFKTASGTFDSNIDQKLEQGLAFADTLRKETSRVVNQEIRNISWQLENLRLEKRKLELNESVSDEYLTTYTQTKLELNRQLDEAEVKLEHLRTQLNVESLLVEDMTGELVEISLSHILDYWYPNNMSYLEKVGHWGKQVWKFLSENPRDSNSEGGVFPAIFGTVLLVILMSIVVMPLGVVAAIYLHEYAKNNALTRLIRIAVINLAGVPSIVYGVFGLGFFVYTIGGSIDSLFYAERLPAPTFGTPGLLWSALTLAVLTLPVVIVTTEEGLTRIPSAVRHGSLALGATQFETLWRIVLPMASPAIITGLILAIARAAGEVAPLMLVGVVKLASSLPVDGQFPYLHLDRKFMHLGFHIYDVGFQTSNIEAARPLVYATSFLLVTVIVGLNLTAINIRNNLREKYRTLGQD from the coding sequence ATGAATAAACTGAAGTCATTATTGTCTTGGATTAAATCAGGCTCTCCGTGGATCTGGCTTACGGGCGGGGCGGTGAGCATCAGTATGCTGTCGGTTCTTGGCCTAATGCTGCTGATCGGCTGGAAGGGCTTAACCTATTTTTGGCCTGCTCCTTTGTATCAATGGCAAGTGGATTCTAAAGACGCATCGTTAGTTGTCGGCCTCGATGAAACGGTATCAAAGCAAGATGTATTGATTGGTCAGTTATATGAACGAAAATACATCCCGATAGAGCAAGTCCCACAAGTACACGACCTCTTGTCGACTCAAAACCTGTCGACTGGGCTAATACAGCGCTTAAGTATCAAAGTTGCCAACAGGGAAATTTATCCAGCGGACTTTGTTTCCATTTTGGATGTCAATTTACGTGAACCAACAACGCCGCTTAATTGGGTTGTGATTGAACGAAGTCGAGGTGGTTATTTCTTTGGTAAACCTGTGGGTTTTAAAACCGCTTCTGGCACTTTTGACTCGAACATAGACCAAAAGCTCGAACAAGGCTTGGCGTTCGCTGATACGTTACGTAAAGAAACGTCACGTGTCGTGAACCAAGAAATTCGCAATATCAGCTGGCAATTGGAAAACCTGCGCTTAGAAAAGCGCAAGCTTGAACTCAATGAGTCAGTGAGCGATGAATACCTTACAACCTATACTCAAACTAAACTGGAATTAAACCGCCAGTTGGATGAAGCCGAAGTTAAGCTTGAGCACCTTAGAACGCAGCTTAATGTCGAAAGCTTGCTGGTTGAGGATATGACGGGCGAGTTGGTCGAGATCTCACTCAGCCACATTCTGGATTATTGGTACCCGAATAATATGTCTTACCTAGAAAAGGTTGGGCACTGGGGCAAACAAGTTTGGAAGTTCTTATCAGAGAATCCGCGAGACTCAAACTCTGAAGGCGGTGTATTTCCTGCCATTTTCGGCACGGTACTGTTAGTTATTCTTATGTCGATCGTCGTGATGCCTCTTGGCGTAGTCGCTGCGATATATCTTCATGAATACGCAAAAAACAACGCATTAACACGTTTGATTCGTATTGCCGTAATTAACTTAGCGGGTGTACCGTCGATTGTGTATGGTGTATTCGGCTTAGGATTCTTTGTGTATACCATCGGTGGCTCAATCGATTCTTTGTTTTACGCAGAACGGTTACCCGCTCCGACATTTGGCACACCGGGTCTACTTTGGTCAGCACTAACCTTAGCGGTCTTAACGCTTCCAGTCGTTATCGTAACTACTGAAGAGGGCTTAACGCGCATTCCTAGTGCAGTGAGGCACGGTTCATTAGCGCTTGGTGCGACTCAATTTGAGACGCTTTGGCGCATTGTTTTACCGATGGCAAGCCCAGCGATTATCACTGGTTTGATTTTGGCAATCGCGAGAGCTGCGGGGGAAGTTGCACCACTCATGCTGGTGGGTGTTGTGAAATTAGCATCCAGCTTGCCAGTCGATGGTCAGTTCCCTTATCTCCACTTAGACAGAAAGTTCATGCATTTAGGCTTTCATATCTATGATGTTGGTTTTCAAACCTCTAATATCGAAGCGGCACGACCTTTAGTGTATGCGACTTCATTTTTATTGGTTACGGTGATTGTTGGGTTGAATTTAACAGCCATCAATATCCGTAATAACTTGCGTGAAAAATACCGAACCTTAGGACAAGATTAG
- a CDS encoding ABC transporter permease subunit codes for MASAQFSLKERDKKRWLKDRLVRFSVTCGAVSVLAALVLIFVYLAMVILPVFSDTGLETDQAVKTVAVEKPIALSVDEYGQHAFTIEKSGLVQFWDLESQNTHSYFERNVLANPIAFSRNTPSENWFAFADSASNLTFFYPEYSAPVLQKGSEAEPKIEQIDLPEPFLNDESSNGATIEKFAFSKNGRGITVAAQLSDQRVLVKWYQSDLTGQYVFQKSQWLSDKLGLQQQLLVTPDGQTLYLRAQSDLVVLKLSDSGFNVREVIDLSLNDAKHSVKSIDLLSGAYSLLVTHEDGQVSQWFDVLKDEKRSLTHIRDFQLAEQVQFILPDTYRKGFYSFYKNGTLQSHYTTSEKLSLFERAFDKSPQLATMSANELHLATLIDGTISVAKVDNEYPQISFSSLWQKVWYESYPEPQYVWQSTSANDDFEEKFSLVPITFGTIKAALFAMMFAVPVAVLGAIYTAYFMSPRMRRVVKPSIELMEALPTVIIGFLAGLWFAPIVETHLTAVFSLMVLLPLSTLLTGLVWFCLPKMVTSRFTNGWHALILIPVLVITVMAVFAGENGMEALLFGGDIRTFLANYGIDFDQRNALVVGFAMGFAVIPTIFTIAEDAIFSVPKHLSDGSLALGATAWQTLIYVVLLTASPGIFSAIMMGLGRAVGETMIVLMATGNTPILDWNVLEGMRTLSATIAVELPESEVGGSHFRLLFLAALLLFIFTFAVNSVAEWVRQRLRDKYRAL; via the coding sequence ATGGCTTCAGCCCAATTTTCATTGAAAGAGCGCGACAAAAAAAGATGGTTGAAAGATCGTCTCGTCCGTTTTTCGGTGACATGTGGTGCAGTCAGTGTTCTAGCCGCTCTGGTGCTGATCTTTGTTTACTTGGCGATGGTCATTTTACCGGTATTTTCTGATACTGGTTTAGAGACTGACCAAGCCGTGAAGACCGTTGCCGTAGAAAAGCCTATCGCCTTATCCGTAGATGAATACGGTCAGCATGCGTTTACTATTGAAAAATCCGGTTTGGTTCAGTTTTGGGATTTAGAGTCTCAAAATACACATTCTTACTTTGAGCGTAATGTTTTAGCTAACCCCATCGCTTTTTCTCGAAATACCCCATCTGAAAACTGGTTTGCCTTTGCCGATAGCGCAAGCAACCTTACCTTTTTCTACCCTGAGTATAGTGCGCCCGTGCTGCAAAAGGGCAGTGAAGCCGAACCTAAAATTGAGCAAATCGATCTCCCTGAACCATTTTTAAATGATGAATCATCAAACGGAGCAACAATCGAAAAATTCGCGTTCTCTAAGAATGGACGTGGTATCACGGTTGCCGCTCAGCTAAGCGATCAACGAGTTTTGGTTAAGTGGTACCAGAGTGACCTTACTGGTCAGTATGTTTTTCAGAAGAGTCAATGGCTGTCGGATAAGTTGGGTTTACAGCAACAGTTGTTAGTCACACCTGATGGCCAAACCTTATATCTTCGAGCGCAATCTGATTTAGTGGTATTGAAGCTATCCGATAGCGGCTTCAATGTTCGTGAAGTGATTGATCTTAGTTTGAATGATGCGAAGCACTCGGTGAAAAGTATCGATTTACTGTCTGGAGCTTATTCACTGTTGGTTACGCATGAGGACGGACAGGTTTCTCAGTGGTTCGATGTACTCAAAGATGAAAAGCGTAGCCTGACCCATATTCGAGACTTCCAACTTGCTGAACAAGTGCAATTTATCCTGCCCGATACTTATAGGAAGGGTTTTTATAGTTTCTATAAGAATGGCACATTACAAAGCCACTATACGACCAGTGAAAAGTTGTCGCTGTTCGAGCGCGCATTTGATAAATCACCACAATTAGCGACTATGTCTGCTAACGAACTGCATTTGGCTACGCTGATTGATGGCACCATCAGTGTGGCTAAAGTCGATAATGAATATCCGCAAATATCATTCTCATCGCTTTGGCAAAAAGTCTGGTACGAAAGCTACCCAGAGCCGCAATACGTTTGGCAATCAACGTCGGCGAACGATGACTTTGAAGAAAAATTCAGTTTAGTCCCTATTACGTTCGGTACCATCAAGGCTGCTCTGTTTGCGATGATGTTTGCCGTGCCGGTTGCTGTGCTCGGAGCCATTTACACCGCATACTTTATGTCTCCAAGAATGCGAAGAGTCGTGAAACCGTCGATAGAACTGATGGAAGCTCTTCCGACCGTTATCATCGGGTTCTTGGCTGGGCTTTGGTTTGCTCCCATTGTTGAAACGCATTTAACGGCCGTCTTTTCGTTAATGGTGCTATTACCACTGAGCACGCTACTGACTGGGCTTGTTTGGTTCTGTTTGCCAAAAATGGTGACGAGCCGTTTTACTAATGGTTGGCATGCTCTGATATTGATCCCGGTATTGGTGATTACAGTGATGGCAGTCTTTGCTGGTGAAAATGGTATGGAAGCCTTGTTGTTTGGTGGTGATATTCGTACCTTCTTGGCTAACTATGGCATCGACTTTGACCAACGTAATGCGCTGGTGGTTGGCTTCGCTATGGGCTTTGCTGTCATCCCTACAATTTTCACGATTGCAGAAGACGCTATTTTCTCTGTGCCAAAACATTTATCCGATGGCTCACTGGCGCTGGGCGCAACAGCGTGGCAGACCCTTATTTATGTGGTGTTATTGACGGCTAGCCCAGGTATCTTTTCTGCAATCATGATGGGGCTAGGACGAGCGGTTGGCGAGACTATGATTGTCTTGATGGCGACAGGTAACACCCCTATTCTTGACTGGAATGTTTTGGAAGGGATGAGGACATTATCGGCAACAATTGCTGTCGAGTTACCAGAGTCCGAGGTGGGTGGTTCTCACTTCCGATTGTTGTTCTTAGCAGCACTCTTACTGTTTATTTTTACGTTCGCGGTGAACTCTGTCGCAGAGTGGGTTAGACAAAGACTGAGAGATAAATATCGTGCGCTGTAG
- a CDS encoding peroxiredoxin C yields the protein MVLVGRQAPDFTAAAVLGNGEIVDNFNFAEFTKGKKAVVFFYPLDFTFVCPSELIAFDNRLEDFQAKGVEVIGVSIDSQFSHNAWRNTAIADGGIGQVKYPLIADVKHEICKAYDVEHPEAGVAFRGSFLIDADGLVRHQVVNDLPLGRNIDEMLRMVDALNFHEKNGEVCPAQWEEGKSGMDASPQGVAAFLSEHADDLSK from the coding sequence ATGGTACTAGTAGGTCGTCAAGCCCCTGACTTTACTGCAGCAGCTGTTCTAGGTAACGGTGAGATCGTTGATAACTTCAACTTCGCAGAATTCACTAAAGGTAAGAAAGCGGTAGTTTTCTTCTACCCACTAGACTTCACTTTCGTTTGTCCTTCAGAGCTAATCGCTTTCGACAACCGTCTAGAAGATTTCCAAGCTAAAGGCGTTGAAGTAATCGGTGTTTCTATCGATTCTCAATTCTCTCACAACGCATGGCGTAACACTGCTATCGCTGACGGCGGTATCGGTCAAGTTAAATACCCTCTAATTGCTGACGTTAAGCACGAAATCTGCAAAGCATACGATGTTGAGCACCCAGAAGCAGGCGTTGCTTTCCGTGGTTCTTTCCTAATCGACGCAGACGGCCTTGTACGTCACCAAGTAGTTAACGATCTTCCACTAGGTCGTAACATCGACGAAATGCTACGCATGGTAGACGCACTAAACTTCCACGAGAAGAACGGTGAAGTATGTCCTGCACAATGGGAAGAAGGTAAATCAGGTATGGACGCATCTCCACAAGGTGTTGCTGCATTCCTATCTGAGCACGCTGACGACCTAAGCAAGTAA
- the ppk1 gene encoding polyphosphate kinase 1 yields the protein MEKDYVTKELSWLSFNERVLQEAADKSVPLIERVRFLGIYSKNLDEFYKVRFADVKRKILLQDPQLPANSQKTLLTQMQSKASKLDARFHELYSELLLELARNRIFLVNEQQISEEQSEWIKKYFKKKVLPHLTPFLLNEDSQLLNIIKDEQSYLAIDIERETSSQYVLLEIPSEALPRFVKLPDTSVSQRTTLILLDNIVRFCLDDLLKGFFEYDSLRCFAIKMTRDADYDLQESNENTLLESMSLGLEQRLTALPIRLIYESEMPAEMLSFLQVRLKLSDYDSVIAGGRYHNFKHFSEFPSLNRRDLVNRPLPAIKCAHFSHYPNYFEAIKARDILLHYPYHTFNHITELVRQASFDPKVTSIKINVYRVAEGSKLLSSIIDAAHNGKKVTVVVELQARFDEQANIQWTKKLQEAGIKVIHGIPSLKIHSKLLLIKRKEGKHTAHYAHIGTGNFHEVTARVYTDFSLLTANEDLIQEVRQVFKYIENPYQKSQFKQLIVSPKNTRKRLSQLIDNEIQNAIENKPASITLKLNNLVDREIIEKLYQASQANVKVRMVIRGMCSLVPGVSNISEQIEIVSVVDRFLEHPRVMIFGNAGNPKVYISSADWMTRNFDHRIEVATPILDPKIKQTIIDITEFHFDDSNKARVLEQSMSNPYIQAPTNPLDYPTSQLSTYHYIKRMEKLARKKYKQEKKSCR from the coding sequence ATGGAAAAAGACTATGTCACAAAAGAACTTAGCTGGTTATCCTTCAACGAAAGAGTGCTCCAAGAAGCAGCCGACAAATCAGTACCCTTAATCGAAAGAGTTCGTTTTTTAGGTATTTACTCGAAAAACCTCGATGAGTTTTACAAAGTCCGATTTGCTGATGTGAAACGAAAGATCTTACTTCAAGATCCTCAATTACCTGCCAACTCGCAGAAAACCCTGCTAACTCAAATGCAGAGCAAAGCAAGTAAGCTCGATGCTCGATTCCATGAATTGTATAGTGAATTACTATTGGAACTGGCGCGCAATCGTATTTTTCTGGTCAACGAACAGCAAATCAGCGAAGAGCAAAGTGAGTGGATCAAAAAGTATTTTAAGAAAAAAGTGCTTCCACATTTAACTCCGTTTCTCTTGAACGAAGATAGCCAGTTGCTCAATATTATCAAAGACGAGCAAAGTTACTTAGCCATCGACATTGAGCGAGAGACATCTTCTCAATATGTCTTACTCGAAATACCATCAGAAGCCCTGCCTCGGTTTGTTAAGTTACCAGACACTTCTGTTTCACAGCGTACAACTTTGATCTTGTTAGATAATATAGTTCGATTTTGTTTAGATGACTTGCTTAAAGGATTCTTTGAGTATGACTCATTACGTTGTTTTGCGATAAAAATGACGCGTGATGCCGATTATGACCTTCAAGAGAGCAATGAAAATACTCTACTAGAATCTATGTCGTTGGGTTTAGAACAGCGCTTAACGGCACTACCGATCCGCCTTATCTATGAGTCAGAAATGCCTGCTGAAATGCTCAGTTTCTTACAAGTCAGGCTTAAGCTGTCTGACTATGACAGTGTCATTGCGGGTGGTCGCTACCATAACTTCAAACACTTCTCTGAGTTCCCAAGCCTTAATCGACGTGATTTAGTTAATCGTCCACTACCCGCGATTAAGTGCGCGCATTTCAGCCACTACCCAAACTATTTCGAAGCGATCAAAGCTCGTGACATCTTGTTGCATTACCCTTATCACACCTTTAATCACATTACTGAACTCGTGAGGCAGGCTTCCTTTGACCCGAAGGTAACTTCCATAAAAATAAACGTTTACCGTGTTGCAGAAGGTTCAAAACTCCTTAGCTCGATCATCGATGCGGCGCACAATGGTAAGAAAGTAACTGTCGTCGTTGAGCTTCAAGCTCGCTTTGATGAGCAAGCCAATATTCAATGGACCAAGAAACTTCAAGAAGCCGGTATAAAAGTCATCCATGGCATCCCAAGTTTGAAAATCCACTCCAAGCTGCTGCTCATTAAACGGAAAGAAGGCAAGCATACGGCGCATTACGCTCATATTGGCACCGGTAACTTTCATGAAGTAACAGCGCGCGTGTATACCGACTTTTCTCTGCTCACTGCGAATGAAGATTTGATCCAAGAGGTGAGACAAGTCTTTAAGTATATTGAAAACCCTTATCAAAAATCGCAGTTCAAACAACTGATTGTGTCACCAAAGAATACAAGAAAACGCCTGTCTCAGTTGATAGATAATGAAATACAAAACGCGATAGAGAACAAACCTGCAAGCATCACTCTAAAACTCAACAATTTGGTCGACCGAGAGATCATTGAGAAGCTCTATCAGGCCAGCCAAGCCAATGTAAAGGTGAGAATGGTCATTCGTGGTATGTGCTCTCTCGTACCGGGAGTCTCCAACATCAGTGAGCAGATTGAGATTGTTAGTGTGGTCGATCGTTTTCTCGAACACCCAAGAGTGATGATCTTTGGTAACGCTGGTAATCCAAAAGTCTATATCTCCTCTGCCGACTGGATGACACGAAACTTCGATCACCGCATCGAAGTCGCCACTCCAATTTTAGATCCAAAGATCAAGCAAACCATTATCGATATCACCGAGTTTCATTTCGATGACAGCAACAAAGCTCGAGTGCTAGAGCAATCGATGAGCAATCCTTACATACAAGCTCCAACAAACCCACTCGATTACCCGACGTCACAACTCTCCACTTACCACTATATTAAACGTATGGAGAAACTTGCTCGCAAGAAGTACAAACAAGAGAAGAAATCATGCCGCTAA
- the pstB gene encoding phosphate ABC transporter ATP-binding protein PstB, translating into MFSINETLGYQAPLDVHNLKDEQIAISIEGLNLYYKESQALDDISMQIPKGQVTAFIGPSGCGKSTLLRCINRMNDLVEGCKVSGKVKLHGKNVYHPKVDVATLRRRVGMVFQRPNPFPKSIYENVVYGLRLQGVSNSRDLDDAVERSLRAAALWDEVKDRLHENAFGLSGGQQQRLVIARAVAIEPEVLLLDEPTSALDPISTLTIEELINDLKTQYTVVIVTHNMQQAARVSDHIAFIHMGKLIEYSDTDSIFTSPLKNQTEDYITGRYG; encoded by the coding sequence ATGTTCTCGATTAATGAAACCTTGGGTTACCAAGCACCACTTGATGTTCACAACCTGAAGGATGAGCAAATTGCTATCTCGATTGAAGGGCTAAATCTTTATTATAAAGAGAGCCAAGCACTTGATGATATCTCGATGCAGATCCCGAAGGGGCAGGTGACGGCGTTTATCGGCCCTTCTGGCTGTGGTAAGTCGACTCTGCTGCGCTGCATTAATCGCATGAACGATCTTGTTGAAGGCTGTAAGGTTTCCGGGAAAGTGAAGCTTCATGGTAAGAATGTCTATCATCCCAAGGTAGATGTCGCGACCTTACGACGCCGTGTTGGTATGGTATTCCAGCGTCCAAACCCTTTTCCTAAATCTATCTATGAGAATGTGGTTTATGGATTGAGGCTGCAAGGCGTGAGCAACAGCCGAGATCTTGATGATGCAGTTGAGCGCTCTTTGCGTGCAGCCGCGCTATGGGATGAAGTGAAAGACCGATTGCATGAGAACGCTTTTGGTTTATCGGGTGGTCAACAGCAGCGTTTGGTTATCGCTCGTGCGGTTGCCATCGAACCTGAAGTGCTGTTATTGGATGAGCCAACATCGGCACTCGATCCGATTTCTACTCTGACGATTGAAGAGCTGATCAACGATCTAAAAACCCAATACACAGTGGTGATTGTTACCCACAACATGCAACAAGCCGCGCGCGTGAGTGACCATATTGCCTTTATTCATATGGGAAAATTGATCGAGTACTCAGATACTGACTCAATTTTTACGTCTCCATTGAAAAACCAGACGGAAGACTACATTACTGGTAGATATGGCTAA